A window of Armatimonadia bacterium contains these coding sequences:
- a CDS encoding HlyD family efflux transporter periplasmic adaptor subunit, with product MTPPETLRRIPLPVRILLLVVVLATVGFLGFRAVQSSAARDKGGIRASGIVEARTTEIASEVAGTVVERPIEKGQTVKAGDLVAVIASEVTAAQLQTAEAAVAAAREQLRKAEEGVKLQEGVSSGDLARSRAALGTATARYGDVRDGSRPQEIEAAFAATRQAYAALEAAKAQLRQLERGLRPEEIRQAEAALEAAAAEVRVAKASLADLQAGALEEEIRQAEAQVEKASASVEKTHKDLSRARSLNAQGAMSDQQLDSAVTADDAAQAELKAARERLAQVKLGARKDQVTAAQAKLDKALASERGAREALTLARKGPRQEDIDRARAAVRQASATYDATIAQLKLVQAGSRRGAEKTARGQVDEARAALVLAEANLRQVEVKKADADAAQKQVEQAQAGAEAARASLDKYRILARTPGVIDDTHVRVGEVVKQGSSLATLVDFTDTWISVYVPEPQLARVALGQPVQVFIDGYPGQAFSGKVRRIAEQAEFTPKYVQTYEERARSVFRVEVAVDNARGIFKPGMPADVVIGAGAQGAGAARP from the coding sequence ATGACGCCACCCGAAACCTTGCGCAGAATTCCCCTGCCGGTACGCATCCTCCTGCTGGTTGTCGTGCTCGCAACTGTAGGCTTCCTCGGTTTCCGCGCTGTGCAGTCTTCCGCCGCCAGGGACAAGGGCGGGATTCGCGCGAGTGGGATCGTCGAAGCGCGGACGACCGAGATTGCCTCGGAAGTGGCGGGAACCGTTGTGGAGCGGCCGATCGAGAAGGGCCAGACGGTGAAGGCCGGGGACCTGGTCGCGGTGATCGCCAGTGAGGTGACTGCGGCACAGCTCCAGACCGCCGAGGCCGCCGTGGCGGCGGCTCGCGAGCAACTCCGGAAGGCAGAGGAAGGTGTGAAGCTGCAGGAGGGCGTCTCGTCGGGAGACCTCGCACGCTCGCGGGCAGCCCTGGGTACCGCCACGGCAAGATACGGGGATGTGCGCGACGGGTCTCGTCCGCAGGAGATCGAGGCGGCCTTCGCAGCGACCCGGCAGGCCTACGCAGCCCTGGAGGCTGCGAAGGCGCAGTTGCGTCAGCTTGAGCGAGGTCTGCGGCCCGAGGAGATTCGCCAGGCGGAAGCGGCCCTGGAAGCGGCGGCCGCTGAAGTACGGGTAGCGAAGGCGAGTCTGGCCGACCTGCAGGCGGGCGCGCTGGAAGAGGAGATTCGTCAGGCGGAGGCACAGGTTGAGAAAGCCTCTGCGTCGGTTGAGAAGACGCACAAGGACCTCAGCCGGGCTCGCTCGCTCAACGCCCAGGGCGCGATGTCGGATCAGCAGCTCGATTCGGCCGTTACGGCTGACGATGCAGCGCAGGCGGAGCTGAAGGCGGCTCGGGAACGCCTTGCGCAGGTGAAGCTCGGGGCACGCAAGGACCAGGTTACGGCTGCCCAGGCAAAGCTGGACAAGGCGCTGGCCTCAGAGCGAGGAGCCCGGGAAGCGCTGACACTGGCCCGGAAGGGGCCGCGTCAGGAGGATATCGACAGGGCCAGGGCCGCCGTGCGCCAGGCCTCGGCGACCTACGACGCAACCATCGCGCAGTTGAAGCTTGTGCAGGCCGGCTCGCGTCGCGGAGCAGAGAAGACAGCACGGGGACAGGTTGACGAGGCTCGGGCTGCACTGGTGCTGGCTGAGGCGAACCTGCGGCAGGTGGAGGTCAAGAAGGCCGACGCCGATGCGGCCCAAAAGCAGGTTGAGCAGGCTCAAGCGGGCGCAGAGGCTGCTCGCGCAAGTCTGGACAAGTACCGGATCCTCGCTCGGACGCCCGGCGTGATCGACGACACCCACGTGCGGGTCGGAGAGGTCGTCAAGCAGGGCAGCTCCCTGGCGACGCTGGTGGACTTCACGGACACCTGGATCAGCGTGTATGTGCCGGAGCCTCAGCTCGCGCGGGTGGCGCTGGGACAACCTGTGCAGGTGTTCATCGACGGGTACCCCGGTCAGGCCTTCAGCGGAAAAGTGCGGCGGATTGCCGAGCAGGCGGAGTTCACGCCCAAGTACGTGCAGACCTACGAGGAGCGCGCTCGAAGCGTCTTCCGGGTTGAGGTGGCGGTGGACAACGCGCGGGGAATCTTCAAGCCGGGAATGCCTGCCGACGTGGTGATCGGTGCGGGTGCTCAGGGCGCCGGTGCAGCGCGACCGTGA
- a CDS encoding heparinase II/III family protein, with the protein MALLLGTVSVVHAQDAGDLDYSQWERYRAQVQHPAGVVKPADLERARLNLERHEWARKYVANLRSSADSLLPQITPEYLTRMIDVASPSSTGPCPACRAKGLPWHPNGQWSWSPSNPDQITCQACKTVFPNDQFPESVVLQSRWDPTQRYTFCGGEAFLCFGYMARPSFTGMIRGRKFSYVSGQLSTLASAYGLLGDVRYARAAKAILLRLAEVFPHYLVRAGYSYGEIADMDPHVAARQINNLPEDELVYPPNKPDRRLHTGYWSASRIGSSGMDGGWVGRMALAYDLVCTAVDEGVPVFTEEERKLIERDLLIEGAYLAYFDTGINNKSVGNRCGAAAVGMTVGLPALTHFGLEGFRKTVDDWFLPDGGTSESAAYAMMTMGGVMDFALLFRGYSDPEGYRDAQGERLDNFNACLSTRFGDCWQSLPWTLQGNLRHPPAADSYRTTGIGGSYAEELQLCYPTPQHLAFLGETVAQEPTGGAAYLATLYRDPNLAGTDKTPFILPDVVFPYLAQGFARTGDTGRDSLLMLNASDFGGHHHIDSLNLYYWKDGQELLTDLGYLWDHPDSYQTRRTFSHNTVMLDSTEQKSGGRAGSFHLFATTPAFKVMEASSKAYDKASVYRRTCVQVDHGAAGSYALDIFRVQAGATRQYLLHGPGTKYQVEGLNLAPFSPAGTPIPFALRFPLTAVGEVCVDDVEINEVLPAGGLGPNLAPNPSATSTGKTLSGWGFYSGDGKGEWGPGSPGRTDQTCARAAGLQGDANTRVNLALLAGEADGYRGLTAIPGRSGARYRLSFWIRGTVPVVNPDVIYWPNDPSSASDRFYVRLGSLTPTAEWTRCEFEFALPSNALPLTKVQSAQPDGPWQVRWSLSEPTKDKPGYGFTVWTPASPGETVLLGDGWGQRDHQNTDRGATLPYVVRQRQGSGLSSFVSVFEGAATGKELVTGVRILPAPAKAPADLVVIEVQTREGTDVILSALTPTPVTCTTALGDLTTDGRFAALLGLKDRPQQACLVGGTRLEAPGVKLSSPVASYRGAITDKGRELTDSWFVLEGALPPADLLKGSTLLVTDGDYLRAYPVRDVEADGARLKAHTKRDAVGVQAYAGTAWEVLPVVSWRNP; encoded by the coding sequence ATGGCTCTTCTTCTCGGGACGGTGAGTGTCGTGCACGCACAGGACGCCGGCGACCTGGACTACTCTCAGTGGGAGCGCTACCGGGCCCAGGTGCAGCATCCAGCCGGTGTCGTGAAGCCCGCCGATCTCGAGCGCGCCAGGCTTAACCTTGAGCGCCACGAATGGGCCCGCAAGTACGTGGCGAACCTGCGCAGTTCCGCCGATTCCCTGCTGCCTCAGATCACCCCTGAGTACCTGACGCGCATGATCGACGTTGCCTCACCGAGCTCAACCGGGCCCTGTCCGGCATGTCGCGCGAAGGGTCTCCCCTGGCATCCCAACGGTCAATGGTCCTGGTCGCCCTCTAATCCTGACCAGATCACCTGCCAGGCGTGCAAGACGGTCTTCCCCAACGATCAATTCCCGGAGAGCGTAGTGCTGCAGAGCCGCTGGGACCCGACGCAGCGCTACACCTTCTGCGGTGGCGAGGCCTTCCTGTGCTTCGGGTACATGGCGCGCCCCAGCTTCACCGGGATGATCCGTGGCCGCAAGTTCAGCTATGTCTCCGGGCAACTGAGTACCCTTGCCAGCGCCTACGGCCTCCTGGGTGATGTCCGCTATGCCCGGGCCGCGAAGGCCATCCTGCTGCGTCTCGCCGAGGTCTTTCCCCACTACCTGGTTCGCGCGGGCTACTCCTACGGTGAGATCGCCGACATGGATCCCCACGTGGCGGCGCGTCAGATCAACAACCTTCCCGAGGACGAGCTCGTCTACCCGCCCAACAAGCCGGATCGCAGGCTCCACACCGGATACTGGTCCGCGAGTCGTATCGGCTCCTCCGGCATGGACGGCGGCTGGGTCGGCCGGATGGCCCTCGCCTATGACCTGGTCTGCACCGCCGTCGACGAGGGTGTGCCGGTCTTCACCGAGGAGGAGCGCAAGCTCATCGAGCGTGACCTGCTGATCGAGGGCGCGTACCTGGCCTACTTCGACACGGGCATCAACAACAAGTCCGTCGGCAATCGCTGCGGAGCCGCCGCCGTCGGGATGACCGTCGGCCTTCCCGCCCTGACCCACTTCGGCCTCGAGGGCTTCCGCAAGACGGTCGATGACTGGTTCCTCCCCGACGGAGGCACCTCGGAGTCCGCCGCCTACGCCATGATGACCATGGGAGGCGTGATGGACTTCGCCCTGCTCTTCCGGGGTTACTCCGACCCGGAGGGTTACCGCGATGCGCAGGGAGAGCGCCTCGACAACTTCAACGCCTGCCTGTCCACGCGCTTCGGCGATTGCTGGCAGTCCCTCCCGTGGACCCTGCAGGGCAACCTGCGCCACCCGCCGGCCGCTGATTCCTACCGCACCACGGGCATCGGCGGCTCCTACGCCGAGGAGCTGCAGCTCTGCTACCCGACGCCGCAGCACCTCGCTTTCCTGGGCGAGACCGTCGCTCAGGAACCCACCGGTGGCGCAGCCTACCTTGCCACCCTGTACCGCGATCCCAACCTTGCCGGCACCGACAAGACGCCCTTCATCCTGCCGGACGTCGTCTTCCCCTATCTGGCCCAGGGCTTCGCACGCACCGGTGACACCGGTCGCGACAGCCTGCTGATGCTGAACGCCAGTGACTTCGGCGGCCACCACCATATCGACAGCCTCAACCTCTACTACTGGAAGGACGGCCAGGAGCTGCTCACCGATCTCGGTTACCTGTGGGACCATCCGGATTCCTACCAGACCCGCCGCACCTTCTCCCACAACACCGTCATGCTCGACTCCACCGAACAGAAGAGCGGCGGGCGAGCAGGCAGCTTCCACCTCTTCGCCACCACGCCTGCCTTCAAGGTGATGGAGGCCTCCTCGAAGGCTTACGACAAGGCCTCCGTCTACCGTCGCACCTGCGTGCAGGTCGACCATGGAGCCGCCGGGTCCTACGCGCTGGATATCTTCCGCGTCCAGGCCGGCGCAACCCGCCAGTACCTCCTCCATGGCCCGGGCACCAAGTACCAGGTCGAGGGCCTGAACCTCGCTCCCTTCTCGCCCGCAGGCACGCCGATTCCCTTCGCCCTCCGCTTCCCTCTCACTGCGGTCGGCGAAGTCTGCGTCGACGATGTGGAGATCAACGAGGTCTTGCCCGCTGGTGGTCTGGGGCCGAACCTTGCGCCGAATCCTTCTGCTACCTCCACAGGCAAGACTCTGTCCGGCTGGGGTTTCTACAGCGGCGACGGCAAGGGCGAGTGGGGCCCTGGCAGTCCCGGACGCACCGACCAGACCTGCGCTCGTGCGGCAGGCCTTCAGGGCGACGCCAATACCCGCGTCAACCTCGCCCTCCTTGCCGGCGAAGCAGACGGCTATCGCGGCCTCACGGCGATCCCTGGACGCTCCGGCGCTCGCTACCGGCTCAGCTTCTGGATCCGGGGCACGGTGCCTGTCGTCAACCCGGACGTGATCTACTGGCCCAATGACCCCTCTTCCGCCTCCGACCGTTTCTACGTCCGGCTCGGGTCACTGACGCCAACTGCCGAGTGGACGCGCTGCGAGTTCGAGTTCGCCTTGCCCTCGAACGCTCTGCCCCTCACGAAGGTCCAGAGCGCCCAGCCCGACGGCCCCTGGCAGGTCCGGTGGAGCCTGTCCGAACCGACCAAAGACAAGCCGGGCTACGGCTTCACCGTCTGGACGCCTGCAAGCCCGGGTGAGACTGTTCTCCTCGGCGATGGTTGGGGCCAGCGCGACCACCAAAACACCGACCGCGGAGCGACGCTGCCTTACGTCGTCCGCCAGCGTCAGGGCTCAGGTCTGAGCAGCTTCGTCAGCGTGTTTGAGGGCGCCGCTACGGGCAAGGAGCTTGTCACCGGAGTGCGGATCCTGCCCGCACCCGCGAAGGCTCCCGCTGACCTGGTGGTGATCGAGGTCCAGACGCGCGAGGGCACCGACGTCATACTCTCGGCCCTGACTCCGACTCCCGTCACCTGCACAACCGCCCTCGGCGACCTGACCACTGACGGCCGTTTCGCTGCCCTCCTGGGGCTCAAGGACCGGCCGCAGCAAGCCTGTCTCGTGGGCGGAACTCGTCTGGAGGCGCCGGGTGTCAAGCTCAGCTCTCCGGTAGCCTCCTACCGCGGAGCAATCACCGACAAGGGCCGCGAGCTGACGGACTCCTGGTTCGTCCTCGAGGGCGCCCTGCCACCTGCCGATCTGCTCAAGGGTTCCACACTGCTGGTCACCGACGGCGACTACCTCCGAGCCTATCCGGTTCGCGATGTCGAGGCCGACGGCGCCAGGCTCAAGGCCCACACCAAGCGCGATGCCGTCGGCGTGCAGGCCTATGCTGGGACTGCCTGGGAGGTCCTGCCGGTCGTCTCCTGGCGCAACCCTTAG
- a CDS encoding ABC transporter ATP-binding protein, with product MPSTEPAIDARGLRKSFGPIVACDGIDLRVQQREILGLVGPDGAGKTTTFRLLCGIVQPDSGSARVAGQEVTRDPEAVKARIGYLPQRFSLHRDLTIDENIRYFADLYEVPPGTWERRRDELLEITYLTPFRSRLAGRLSGGMRQKLALLCTLIHRPQIVLLDEPTTGVDPVSRRDFWKILYDLPRQGVTMVISTPYMDEASRCNRIAFMYEGRVLALDTPENLRGAMRGRMLQVRCTPQRTAREVLKACAAVEGVEVFGDRLHVALRPGAGTTQVQEALAAAPVECRGIEPAEPTLEDVFMAMSQRGRH from the coding sequence ATGCCGAGTACCGAGCCTGCCATCGATGCCCGGGGGCTGCGGAAGTCCTTCGGGCCGATCGTCGCCTGTGATGGGATTGACCTGAGGGTGCAGCAGAGGGAGATACTCGGCCTGGTCGGCCCCGACGGCGCGGGCAAGACCACTACCTTCCGTCTGCTGTGTGGAATCGTGCAACCGGATAGCGGAAGCGCCCGTGTCGCCGGGCAAGAGGTGACTCGCGACCCTGAGGCCGTGAAGGCGCGCATCGGCTATCTTCCCCAGCGCTTCAGTCTCCACCGAGACCTTACCATCGACGAGAACATCCGCTACTTCGCGGACCTGTACGAGGTGCCGCCGGGCACCTGGGAACGACGCCGCGACGAGTTGCTGGAGATCACCTACCTGACGCCCTTCCGAAGTCGGCTTGCTGGACGGCTATCCGGTGGGATGCGCCAGAAGCTGGCGCTGCTGTGTACCCTGATTCACCGACCTCAGATCGTCCTGCTGGATGAGCCCACTACGGGTGTAGACCCGGTCTCGCGCCGGGACTTCTGGAAGATACTCTATGACCTGCCCCGACAGGGCGTGACCATGGTCATCAGCACCCCCTACATGGACGAGGCCTCGCGCTGCAACCGGATTGCCTTCATGTATGAGGGACGTGTGTTGGCGCTCGACACGCCGGAAAACCTGCGCGGGGCGATGAGGGGCCGGATGCTGCAGGTTCGGTGTACTCCGCAGCGCACCGCTCGCGAGGTACTGAAGGCGTGTGCGGCTGTGGAAGGGGTGGAGGTCTTTGGCGATCGGCTCCACGTGGCTCTGCGGCCCGGTGCGGGGACGACGCAGGTGCAGGAGGCGTTGGCGGCTGCTCCCGTGGAATGCAGAGGCATTGAGCCCGCCGAGCCGACGCTGGAGGACGTGTTCATGGCGATGAGCCAGCGAGGACGACACTAG
- a CDS encoding alpha/beta hydrolase, whose protein sequence is MPTMITCCFLTLALLGLTLCACAGEPTTVLLWEPDRPVTPDLSEMEKSTDRGKTLPDRFVSNIVNPTLTVYLPGSGPATSAVVICPGGGYGGLAIDKEGHDIARWLNTLGVAGIVLKYRMPVGHLAQGETPIPLQDAWQAIRLVRSKAAAWGFSPDRVGILGFSAGGHLTSTAGTHFAAANPASPNPLEHFSTRPDFMILVYPVISMTDAVTHQGSRKALLGATPDPALVELYSNEKQVTAQTPPTFLVHARDDGVKVQNSLLMAEALRARGIDCALQLFDKGGHGYGLGINGGEVAAWPLRCEAWLRAEGLIRRAGQ, encoded by the coding sequence ATGCCTACCATGATCACCTGCTGCTTCCTTACCCTTGCCCTCCTGGGCCTCACCCTCTGCGCCTGTGCCGGCGAGCCGACCACGGTGCTCCTCTGGGAGCCCGACCGCCCCGTGACGCCTGACTTGTCGGAGATGGAGAAGTCCACCGACCGCGGCAAGACCCTTCCGGACCGCTTCGTCTCCAACATCGTCAACCCGACCCTTACCGTCTACCTGCCCGGCTCGGGACCGGCCACCTCTGCCGTCGTGATCTGCCCCGGTGGCGGCTATGGCGGCCTGGCCATCGACAAGGAGGGTCACGACATCGCACGCTGGCTCAACACCCTCGGCGTTGCGGGCATCGTCCTCAAGTACCGCATGCCTGTGGGACACCTCGCCCAGGGCGAGACGCCGATTCCCCTTCAGGACGCCTGGCAGGCGATCCGTCTGGTCCGAAGCAAGGCGGCTGCCTGGGGATTCAGCCCCGACCGTGTGGGCATCCTGGGCTTCTCTGCCGGAGGCCACCTGACCTCGACCGCAGGCACTCACTTCGCTGCGGCGAACCCGGCCTCGCCCAACCCGCTGGAGCACTTCAGCACCCGTCCGGACTTCATGATCCTGGTGTACCCGGTGATCTCCATGACGGACGCCGTCACCCACCAGGGCTCACGCAAGGCCCTCCTGGGAGCCACGCCTGACCCGGCCCTGGTAGAGCTCTACTCGAACGAGAAGCAGGTGACCGCCCAGACCCCGCCGACCTTCCTCGTCCATGCTCGCGACGACGGCGTGAAGGTGCAAAACAGCCTGCTCATGGCCGAGGCCCTGCGTGCGAGAGGGATCGATTGCGCCCTTCAGTTGTTCGACAAGGGTGGCCACGGCTACGGCCTTGGCATCAACGGCGGAGAGGTGGCTGCCTGGCCGCTTCGCTGCGAGGCCTGGCTCCGCGCGGAAGGACTCATACGTCGCGCCGGGCAATAG
- the pflB gene encoding formate C-acetyltransferase: MAEQAWRRFTPGPWQTDIDVRDFIQRNYTPYDGDSSFLAPPTERTEKVRAKADRYFELEALSGGVLDIDTSTVSSLLSYHPGYLDRDLDLIVGLQTARPLCRSVNPFGGIRMARQACEAYGYHVSPKVEENFAYRTTHNDGVFHVYTDQMKKARHSGIITGLPDAYGRGRIIGDYRRVALYGVDRLIEAKRQDKIRLGQTPMTEETMRLSEELYKQIDFLSKLKEMAATYGLDISGPATNSREAIQWTYFAYLGAIKEQNGAAMSLGRVSTFLDIYLQRDTEEGTLDESQAQELTDDFVLKLRLARQLRTPEYNELFAGDPMWITEAVGGVGEDGRPLVTRTSFRLLHTLYNLGSAPEPNLTILWSQALPEAFKRYCAQVSIETGAIQYENDDVMRPLYGDDYGIACCVSAMRIGKQMQYFGARCNLPKILLMALNGGRDELSGNQVGPEMPPIPEGVLDYDEVIERYSFCRDWLCDLYANTMNVIHFMHDKYAYEKLQMALHDTEVERFMAFGVAGLSVLADSLSAIRYAKVTASRDERGLLSQFSIEGEYPQFGNDDDRVDQIAVEQVEQFHASLTRHATYRNAIPTLSVLTITSNVVYGHKTGMTPDGRAAGVPFAPGANPLHQRDRHGALASLNSVAKLPYDCCRDGISCTFSITPNTIGKESDTRIDNLVSLLDGYFTQAGHHLNVNVLNQEILREAMDHPEKYPQLTIRVSGYAVNFHKLNREQQEEVLARTFHNQL, from the coding sequence ATGGCCGAACAAGCTTGGCGCCGTTTCACCCCCGGTCCCTGGCAGACCGACATCGACGTGCGCGACTTCATCCAGCGCAACTACACCCCCTACGACGGCGACTCCAGCTTCCTGGCTCCACCGACCGAACGCACTGAGAAGGTGCGGGCCAAGGCCGATCGCTACTTCGAGCTGGAAGCACTCAGCGGCGGCGTCCTCGACATCGACACCTCAACGGTCTCGTCGCTGCTCTCCTACCATCCCGGATACCTGGACCGCGACCTCGACTTGATCGTGGGCCTGCAGACTGCCCGACCCCTGTGCCGCAGCGTGAATCCCTTCGGCGGCATCCGCATGGCCCGGCAGGCCTGTGAGGCCTACGGCTACCACGTCTCCCCCAAAGTCGAGGAGAACTTCGCCTATCGCACGACCCACAACGACGGCGTCTTCCACGTCTACACCGACCAGATGAAGAAGGCTCGCCACAGCGGGATCATCACCGGCCTTCCTGACGCCTACGGACGCGGACGGATCATCGGCGACTACCGGCGTGTAGCCCTCTACGGCGTCGACCGCCTCATAGAGGCCAAGCGCCAGGACAAGATCCGCCTGGGTCAAACGCCCATGACCGAGGAGACGATGCGCCTCAGCGAGGAGCTCTACAAGCAGATCGACTTCCTCAGCAAGCTCAAGGAGATGGCGGCCACCTACGGACTGGACATCTCCGGGCCGGCAACGAACAGCCGCGAGGCGATCCAGTGGACCTACTTCGCCTACCTGGGTGCCATCAAGGAGCAAAACGGCGCAGCGATGTCCCTGGGGCGCGTGAGCACCTTCCTGGACATCTACCTGCAGCGCGATACCGAAGAGGGCACCCTGGACGAATCGCAAGCGCAGGAGCTGACCGACGACTTCGTCCTCAAGCTGCGCCTTGCCCGTCAGTTGCGCACGCCGGAGTACAACGAGCTTTTCGCCGGTGACCCGATGTGGATCACCGAGGCCGTCGGCGGCGTCGGCGAAGACGGCCGTCCGCTGGTGACCCGCACTTCCTTCCGCCTCCTGCACACCCTCTACAACCTCGGTTCGGCGCCGGAGCCAAACCTCACCATCCTGTGGTCGCAGGCACTACCCGAGGCCTTCAAGCGGTACTGCGCCCAGGTATCCATCGAGACCGGGGCCATCCAGTACGAAAACGACGACGTGATGCGCCCGCTCTACGGCGACGACTACGGAATCGCCTGCTGCGTCTCGGCCATGCGCATCGGCAAGCAGATGCAGTACTTCGGGGCTCGCTGCAATCTGCCCAAGATCCTCCTGATGGCCCTCAACGGCGGCCGGGATGAGCTCTCGGGCAACCAGGTCGGCCCCGAGATGCCGCCAATCCCAGAGGGCGTCCTCGACTATGACGAGGTCATCGAGCGCTACAGCTTCTGCCGCGACTGGCTCTGCGATCTCTACGCCAACACCATGAACGTGATCCACTTCATGCACGACAAGTACGCCTACGAGAAGCTACAGATGGCGCTGCATGACACCGAGGTGGAGCGGTTCATGGCTTTCGGCGTCGCCGGGCTCTCGGTCCTGGCAGACTCCCTGAGTGCGATCAGGTACGCAAAGGTCACGGCGAGTCGCGACGAGCGCGGGCTGCTTTCCCAGTTCAGCATCGAGGGCGAGTACCCGCAGTTCGGCAATGATGACGACCGCGTGGACCAGATCGCCGTGGAGCAGGTGGAGCAGTTCCACGCCAGCCTCACCCGCCATGCCACCTACCGCAACGCAATACCCACCCTCTCGGTTCTGACCATCACCTCGAACGTGGTCTACGGTCACAAGACCGGCATGACGCCCGACGGTCGGGCTGCCGGAGTGCCCTTTGCCCCCGGCGCGAATCCGCTCCATCAGCGAGACCGCCACGGGGCCCTGGCGTCACTGAACTCCGTCGCCAAGCTTCCCTACGACTGCTGTCGCGACGGAATCTCTTGCACCTTCAGCATCACGCCCAACACGATCGGCAAGGAATCGGACACCCGGATTGACAACCTCGTCAGCCTCCTGGACGGCTACTTCACCCAGGCCGGGCACCACCTCAACGTGAACGTGCTGAACCAGGAGATCCTCCGCGAGGCCATGGATCACCCGGAGAAGTACCCGCAGCTCACCATCCGCGTCTCAGGCTACGCGGTCAACTTCCACAAGCTCAACCGCGAGCAGCAAGAGGAAGTCCTGGCTCGCACCTTCCACAACCAGTTGTGA
- a CDS encoding ABC transporter ATP-binding protein — translation MPAAVVVENLTKRFGTFTAVRSVSFTVQEGEVFGFLGPNGSGKSTTIRILCGLLLPTQGSATVAGLDVMTQTERIRKSVGYMPQFFSLYEDLTVAENLEFYGGMYSVPRQTIRERLAALGERLDLGPVMGRLTRTLSTGWRQRLALASSLVHCPPLLFLDEPTSGVDPVTRRLFWEVIDDLAHEGTTIFVTTHVMDEAEHCTRLAMMHYGDLVAQGSPTQMRQEHAGSLVEVRARPLWEALESLEHASGVAEVALFGDALHVEAAEGVEDPVGTVSEALQKAGVQLEAISRVEPTMEDVFVSLARRYRPADQKGGGE, via the coding sequence ATTCCCGCTGCGGTAGTCGTCGAAAACCTCACGAAGCGTTTCGGCACCTTCACCGCCGTCCGGTCGGTGAGCTTCACCGTCCAGGAGGGTGAAGTGTTCGGATTCCTGGGCCCCAACGGGTCGGGGAAGTCGACGACGATCCGCATCCTGTGCGGGCTCTTGCTCCCGACGCAGGGCTCGGCGACGGTGGCCGGCCTCGATGTGATGACCCAGACGGAGCGCATCCGCAAGAGCGTCGGGTACATGCCCCAGTTCTTCTCCCTGTACGAGGACCTGACCGTGGCCGAGAACCTGGAGTTCTACGGCGGCATGTACAGCGTCCCGCGCCAGACGATCCGGGAGCGCCTTGCCGCACTGGGCGAGAGACTCGACCTTGGGCCGGTGATGGGGCGCCTGACGCGAACGCTCTCGACCGGCTGGCGGCAGCGGCTTGCCCTGGCCAGCAGCCTCGTGCACTGTCCTCCGCTGCTGTTTCTCGACGAGCCGACGAGCGGCGTGGACCCTGTGACGCGGCGGCTGTTCTGGGAGGTCATTGACGACCTGGCTCACGAGGGCACCACCATCTTCGTGACCACTCACGTGATGGACGAGGCCGAGCACTGCACGCGGCTGGCGATGATGCACTACGGCGATCTGGTTGCCCAGGGCAGCCCGACGCAGATGCGTCAGGAGCATGCGGGAAGCCTGGTGGAGGTGCGTGCCCGGCCCCTGTGGGAGGCGCTGGAGTCGCTGGAGCATGCCTCGGGAGTTGCCGAGGTGGCGCTGTTTGGTGATGCGCTGCATGTCGAGGCTGCTGAGGGCGTGGAGGACCCCGTTGGGACAGTCTCAGAGGCCTTGCAGAAGGCTGGCGTGCAGCTTGAGGCCATCTCACGAGTAGAGCCGACGATGGAGGACGTGTTCGTTTCGCTGGCTCGTCGCTACCGCCCCGCCGACCAGAAGGGGGGAGGCGAGTGA